A region from the Terriglobia bacterium genome encodes:
- the thiE gene encoding thiamine phosphate synthase, with translation MKNKPPHRNLHRPSGFSSQPILCYVTDRSSVGERKLLGRIREALESGVDWVQLREKGTPTSELIEIAEKVVQLPHESHQKMILNDRLDVALACGFDGVHLGGTSFPVGAVRGRVPAGFIVGASIHHLDEAVTAEREGANYVIFGPIFATPSKLKYGPPQGVQRLHAVASLLSIPVLAIGGISLANYQDCLKAGAEGIAAISLFQSSRSIRKVVSRLRVAKFQLDAPELE, from the coding sequence TTGAAAAATAAGCCACCCCATCGCAATCTCCACCGCCCGTCGGGTTTCTCTTCTCAACCCATCCTCTGCTATGTAACGGACCGATCGTCTGTAGGCGAGAGAAAACTCCTGGGCCGGATCCGCGAGGCATTGGAGTCGGGAGTCGATTGGGTGCAGTTGCGCGAGAAGGGGACTCCAACGAGCGAATTAATCGAGATTGCCGAAAAAGTGGTCCAGTTGCCACACGAAAGTCATCAGAAAATGATTCTAAATGATCGATTGGACGTTGCCCTTGCGTGCGGGTTCGATGGGGTCCACCTCGGGGGAACCTCGTTTCCGGTGGGGGCGGTTCGAGGAAGGGTTCCTGCCGGGTTCATTGTGGGCGCCTCTATCCATCATTTGGATGAGGCGGTGACAGCTGAACGCGAGGGAGCCAATTACGTCATCTTTGGGCCGATTTTCGCCACTCCCTCCAAGTTGAAGTACGGCCCCCCGCAAGGTGTTCAGAGACTCCATGCCGTCGCTTCTCTGCTCTCAATTCCGGTTCTGGCAATCGGAGGAATCTCTTTGGCGAATTATCAGGATTGTTTGAAGGCCGGGGCAGAAGGGATCGCAGCTATTTCGCTTTTTCAAAGCTCCCGTTCCATAAGGAAGGTGGTCTCCCGCCTTCGTGTCGCAAAGTTCCAGCTCGATGCTCCCGAGTTAGAGTAA
- a CDS encoding ribonuclease HII — translation MRQKKHSSCSTCTSRYEEEVYRMGYSRVAGLDEVGRGALSGPVLAAAVILDPAHIPEGIDDSKKLSPDRREVLFREIVDSALSWGVGQIDPEAIDQEDILKATLRAMALAVSKLSPCADFLLIDAVRLHAVDLPQKSIIKGDTLSVSIAAASIVAKVTRDAIMMEFDRLYPQYYFRQNKGYGTREHLESLRRFGPSPIHRRTFRPVFQRDIPFSHAGE, via the coding sequence GTGCGCCAAAAGAAGCACAGTTCCTGCTCCACTTGTACCAGCCGCTATGAAGAAGAGGTCTATCGCATGGGATATTCCCGTGTCGCCGGCCTCGATGAAGTAGGACGGGGGGCCTTGTCAGGGCCAGTCCTGGCAGCGGCTGTGATCCTGGATCCAGCGCACATTCCTGAAGGAATTGATGATTCCAAGAAGCTTTCACCCGATCGGCGGGAGGTGCTTTTCAGGGAAATCGTGGACTCTGCCTTGAGCTGGGGGGTCGGACAGATTGACCCTGAAGCCATCGATCAGGAAGACATCCTCAAGGCCACACTCCGCGCGATGGCTCTGGCGGTTTCAAAACTCTCCCCCTGCGCCGATTTTCTACTGATTGATGCGGTCCGGTTGCACGCCGTCGACCTGCCCCAGAAATCGATTATCAAGGGCGACACTCTTTCGGTTTCCATCGCGGCGGCTTCGATTGTCGCCAAGGTGACGCGCGACGCGATCATGATGGAATTTGACCGCCTTTATCCACAATATTACTTCCGACAGAATAAGGGCTACGGAACACGCGAACATTTGGAATCATTGCGCCGATTTGGCCCCTCACCGATTCATCGGAGAACCTTTCGGCCGGTCTTCCAAAGGGACATTCCGTTTTCCCATGCCGGAGAGTGA
- a CDS encoding tetratricopeptide repeat protein, which yields MNKAKILKNAEKHVMQGRLHSAISEYKKIIEADPNDLPILNTIGDLYVRLGKTDEGLKFFNQLADAYLESGFKVKAIAIYKKITKLDPGGIEPRRHLAELYALQGLMSDARGQYLQLVDAYLAESRSDLAADALRKLLIGDPDNTAILTRLVAVEVRRGNKDSALNLLLASTERLRKSGQLVEAKEMLSRAEEIDPESLSLKTVLAKIRFAEGQHDEAIAMLWKMDPERTSTEVQISLWECLLEADHLEEAGDVAQHLFEIDSVHYPLLFTLTDRYIASSNFERVVQILNPLIESPLIDTFGARIAETLQKILSEQPDYFPAIERTVKVNHKLGQSHLLSLSLEHLASYHLKQENFAAAMSAYQELLDIDPTNAIVRQGIARLQRQMDSHGGAESVPVSEETAEGTLQEFMEHSLEKREELDTKEFTLSEPPPVTSEEEAPEEKEEQPVSVEEVSVEPTPSQKPRAASTLTSEETNELVNGLILEGELLMGYGLLKRAGQLFEELLRISPDHPVALRQLVEIYSSMGKMNEAAACCTKLSDAAIQNGHREEARQWAEKAAEFTTVPASKAVEEETPPPPVPETVKSEEAHKPSEGEMVYDLSSELEEMVTPAATPEEPKAEPVAEAPEAGIIKEEEALRETLEEIDFYVEQGFWNEARTLIEKGLKGFPESQPLLARLERCDNAPEAVTSEEVATPEAAVEEGPEVTPPSTPLSTTPPAALVSEVPLESLIEPGPPAEVAPISEPVAQAPVSAEATPSQGLGDLFAEFNIVESPIDASGDFNTHYNLGIAFREMGLLEEAIAEVQKAISILNPREQKQDYLSVCSLLGLCLVESKNYPEAIEWMVRGLLALGDLEKNDEYLSLEYDLANAYQLAGNTERAREIFQKIQSENPRFRDIEKRLQSLHQPKLSN from the coding sequence TTGAATAAAGCCAAAATACTCAAGAACGCAGAAAAACACGTGATGCAAGGCAGGCTTCACTCGGCGATTTCAGAATATAAGAAGATCATCGAAGCCGATCCCAACGACCTCCCGATCCTCAACACCATTGGTGACCTCTACGTCCGTCTCGGCAAGACGGATGAAGGGCTTAAATTCTTCAACCAACTGGCGGACGCGTATCTCGAAAGCGGCTTCAAAGTAAAAGCGATCGCAATTTACAAGAAGATCACCAAGCTCGATCCGGGGGGGATTGAACCAAGACGCCATTTGGCTGAGCTCTATGCCCTGCAGGGACTGATGAGCGATGCCAGGGGACAGTATCTCCAATTGGTAGATGCTTATCTGGCGGAATCACGGTCGGATCTGGCTGCCGACGCGCTTCGTAAACTCCTGATTGGCGATCCCGACAACACGGCGATCCTCACGCGGTTGGTCGCGGTGGAAGTGCGCCGGGGAAACAAGGACAGCGCCCTCAATTTGCTCCTGGCCTCGACAGAACGATTACGCAAGAGCGGGCAGTTGGTTGAAGCGAAGGAAATGCTCTCCCGAGCGGAAGAAATCGATCCCGAAAGCCTTAGCCTGAAGACGGTTCTCGCGAAAATCAGGTTTGCCGAAGGGCAGCATGACGAAGCGATTGCGATGCTCTGGAAGATGGACCCGGAGCGGACCTCGACGGAGGTTCAAATCTCCCTGTGGGAATGCTTGCTTGAAGCTGACCACTTGGAGGAAGCCGGCGACGTGGCCCAGCATCTCTTCGAGATCGATTCGGTGCACTATCCATTGCTGTTTACGCTGACGGATCGCTACATCGCCTCTTCCAATTTCGAGCGTGTCGTCCAGATTCTGAATCCGCTGATTGAGTCTCCCTTGATTGACACCTTCGGGGCCCGGATCGCAGAGACTCTTCAGAAGATCCTCTCCGAACAACCGGATTATTTTCCCGCCATTGAACGCACCGTTAAGGTCAATCACAAGTTAGGTCAATCGCATCTGCTTTCGCTCTCGCTGGAACACTTAGCGAGCTACCACCTCAAGCAGGAAAATTTTGCGGCTGCCATGTCTGCTTACCAGGAGTTGCTGGATATTGATCCCACGAATGCGATTGTCCGGCAGGGTATTGCGCGGCTTCAAAGGCAGATGGATTCCCACGGAGGAGCAGAATCTGTCCCGGTGAGCGAGGAGACCGCAGAAGGGACCCTTCAAGAGTTTATGGAGCATTCGCTCGAGAAGCGTGAAGAGCTGGATACTAAGGAATTCACGCTTTCAGAACCCCCCCCCGTGACTTCGGAGGAAGAGGCCCCCGAAGAGAAAGAGGAGCAACCCGTTTCTGTCGAAGAAGTCTCGGTAGAACCGACTCCTTCTCAGAAGCCCCGGGCAGCAAGTACGCTTACATCGGAAGAGACCAATGAGTTAGTGAACGGCTTGATTCTGGAAGGCGAATTGTTGATGGGATACGGCCTTTTGAAGCGGGCCGGACAGCTGTTTGAGGAACTGCTTCGAATCTCTCCAGATCACCCGGTGGCATTGAGACAGTTGGTCGAGATTTACTCCTCGATGGGGAAGATGAATGAAGCTGCAGCCTGTTGTACGAAGCTCTCGGACGCGGCGATCCAGAATGGACACCGCGAGGAGGCCCGTCAGTGGGCCGAGAAGGCAGCTGAGTTCACCACGGTCCCTGCCTCCAAGGCAGTGGAAGAGGAAACCCCACCCCCCCCAGTGCCTGAGACCGTGAAGAGCGAAGAAGCGCACAAGCCCTCCGAAGGGGAGATGGTGTACGACCTGTCGAGCGAACTGGAGGAGATGGTGACGCCGGCCGCTACCCCAGAAGAGCCGAAGGCCGAACCCGTCGCTGAGGCTCCGGAGGCTGGGATCATCAAGGAAGAAGAGGCACTTCGGGAGACTCTTGAGGAAATTGATTTTTATGTTGAGCAAGGGTTCTGGAACGAGGCCCGCACCCTGATCGAAAAAGGGTTGAAGGGTTTTCCGGAGTCCCAGCCCCTCCTTGCCCGCCTGGAGCGCTGTGACAATGCACCGGAGGCGGTGACCTCGGAGGAAGTAGCGACTCCAGAGGCGGCCGTGGAGGAGGGGCCTGAGGTAACACCCCCTTCAACACCCCTTTCAACAACCCCGCCGGCAGCCCTCGTCTCTGAAGTCCCGCTCGAGTCTTTAATAGAACCGGGGCCGCCGGCTGAAGTGGCTCCGATAAGCGAACCGGTCGCTCAGGCGCCTGTGTCTGCTGAGGCCACCCCGTCCCAGGGACTCGGGGACCTTTTTGCGGAATTCAACATCGTCGAGAGCCCTATCGATGCCAGTGGAGATTTCAACACCCACTACAATCTCGGAATCGCGTTTCGGGAAATGGGTCTGCTGGAAGAGGCGATCGCGGAAGTCCAAAAGGCCATCTCCATTCTGAACCCTCGCGAACAGAAACAGGATTATCTCAGTGTGTGCAGCCTGCTGGGTCTGTGCCTGGTCGAAAGCAAGAATTATCCGGAGGCGATTGAATGGATGGTACGCGGCTTGTTGGCTTTGGGAGATCTAGAGAAGAATGATGAGTACCTCAGCCTCGAGTATGACCTGGCAAACGCATACCAGTTGGCGGGGAATACTGAACGCGCCAGGGAGATTTTTCAGAAAATTCAAAGCGAGAACCCAAGGTTCCGCGATATCGAGAAGCGGCTGCAGTCGTTGCACCAGCCCAAACTCTCGAATTAG
- a CDS encoding Crp/Fnr family transcriptional regulator, with protein MAHPRCLTLSGFVQEHLQKLQNLTAERVFSRNEVIYFMGDPADEIYLINSGRVKITRVSLSGKEKIIDIYETGDFFGELCLCENSRRTDQAVALGGVKVLSFKISRLLDMISKDPGAALELLMFFCQRLSEAQAQIETLAFDNIPRRLAKELLKMSRGGGEKVANGICVKQYLTHEELSQLVGTSREIITMVMNQFRRQGLVVYTRKSLVVNPAKTERYLGQQSF; from the coding sequence ATGGCCCACCCACGGTGTCTGACACTTTCGGGCTTTGTTCAAGAGCACCTTCAGAAATTGCAGAATCTCACGGCCGAAAGGGTATTTTCGAGGAACGAAGTCATCTATTTTATGGGCGATCCCGCCGATGAAATCTATCTGATTAACAGTGGAAGAGTCAAGATTACACGCGTTTCGCTTTCCGGGAAGGAAAAAATCATTGATATCTATGAGACGGGGGACTTTTTTGGAGAGCTCTGCCTTTGCGAAAACAGCAGAAGGACCGATCAGGCGGTTGCGCTCGGTGGCGTCAAGGTGCTCTCATTCAAGATCAGCAGACTCCTGGACATGATTTCGAAGGATCCCGGAGCGGCCTTGGAATTGCTGATGTTCTTCTGTCAGAGACTTTCCGAAGCCCAGGCCCAGATCGAAACGCTGGCATTCGATAATATCCCCCGCCGACTGGCGAAAGAACTGCTGAAGATGAGCCGTGGAGGGGGTGAGAAAGTCGCCAATGGAATTTGCGTGAAACAATATCTCACGCACGAGGAACTCTCCCAATTGGTCGGGACGTCGAGAGAAATTATCACGATGGTGATGAATCAGTTTCGTCGCCAAGGTCTCGTGGTCTACACGCGAAAAAGTCTCGTCGTCAATCCCGCAAAAACCGAACGCTACCTGGGACAACAATCCTTTTAA
- the rplS gene encoding 50S ribosomal protein L19 yields the protein MGSQAILERLKREQLRTDLPSFKPGDTVRVHVKIKEGDKERVQVFEGTVIAENRRLNQSTFTVRKMSFGTGVERIFPLHSPVIDKIEVVKSTQVRRAKLYYLRRLRGKAARLKEERYTEPEPIVAAN from the coding sequence ATGGGGTCCCAAGCGATTTTGGAAAGATTGAAAAGAGAGCAGCTGCGCACTGATCTTCCCTCATTCAAGCCCGGCGATACGGTCCGCGTGCATGTAAAGATCAAGGAAGGGGACAAGGAGCGCGTCCAGGTGTTCGAGGGGACAGTGATTGCTGAAAACCGCCGGCTGAACCAGTCTACTTTCACCGTCCGAAAGATGTCCTTTGGCACGGGCGTCGAGCGCATCTTTCCTCTGCACTCTCCGGTGATCGACAAGATTGAAGTCGTCAAGAGCACTCAGGTGCGCCGGGCCAAACTATATTATCTGCGCCGGTTGCGTGGAAAGGCGGCGCGGTTGAAAGAAGAACGGTACACCGAACCCGAACCCATTGTGGCTGCGAACTAG